One part of the Thermococcus sp. Bubb.Bath genome encodes these proteins:
- a CDS encoding glycerophosphodiester phosphodiesterase family protein — protein sequence MVNWNKTLVLGHRGYSAKYPENTLLAFRKAIEAGADGVELDVWLTKDGEVVVIHDDSVDRVSSGTGKVKEMTLEELKSLDFGNGEKILTLEEVFKALPDAIINVELKDIDAVKKTAELIKANNPERILVSSFNIDALREYRKYDAETKLGILIEKEETLAQLPQLIAELKPWSLNPPIDAMAILGVEKTVGALQMAKGAGLRIVLWPLNEELYYANDNLVRLGGLFDVLIVNDVERMISYLRGLGLK from the coding sequence CTGGCGTTTAGAAAGGCCATTGAAGCCGGTGCCGACGGTGTTGAGCTTGACGTCTGGCTGACAAAGGACGGGGAAGTGGTGGTTATCCACGACGATTCCGTTGACAGGGTGAGCAGCGGAACCGGCAAGGTCAAGGAGATGACGCTTGAGGAGCTCAAGTCCCTCGACTTCGGAAACGGGGAGAAAATCCTCACTCTTGAGGAGGTCTTCAAGGCCCTTCCCGATGCCATCATCAACGTCGAGCTCAAGGACATCGATGCAGTGAAGAAGACTGCGGAGCTGATAAAGGCGAACAACCCTGAGAGGATACTCGTTTCGTCCTTCAACATCGATGCCCTGAGGGAGTACAGAAAGTACGACGCGGAGACCAAGCTGGGAATCCTCATCGAGAAGGAGGAGACGCTGGCGCAGCTTCCTCAGCTCATAGCGGAGCTCAAGCCGTGGTCGCTCAACCCCCCGATTGATGCGATGGCCATCCTCGGCGTTGAGAAAACCGTTGGAGCCCTCCAAATGGCAAAGGGAGCCGGCCTCAGGATAGTTCTCTGGCCGCTCAACGAGGAGCTCTACTACGCCAACGACAACCTTGTTAGGCTTGGCGGTCTCTTTGACGTTCTCATTGTTAATGACGTTGAGAGGATGATCAGTTATCTCCGGGGTCTTGGCCTCAAGTGA
- a CDS encoding NAD(P)/FAD-dependent oxidoreductase — translation MKTKVAIIGAGISGASIARVLSKYENLEVHLIEKAPDVGWGVSKANTALIHGGYDDDPERYPVRAKLCIRGNRLWHQWVKELQIAHVWNGALIVATQEEDFDELEKLLERGHRNGVPEMRIIDSEELFPLEPGLTKDAIGALWVPIVGQIAPIPAVIALVENAVANGVKTHLETEVRGIKVKNGEVKGVETNSGFIEADIVINAAGLYADKIARMAGIDYFEIHPRKGEYFLFDDTVPGPNHVLFPTPTPISKGIVVTTEVSGHLMIGPNAQDLPPEEKENFATTAEGLEKVWEGSKKLWPQLPPKSKVIRTFAGLRPEPTGGDFIITAEEEVGGFINVAGIRSPGLTSAPAIAYEVRDIIQRDLGVNLVEKEKWNPYRKEITHFFMLPPEKANELIKGNPSYGKIVCRCNHVSEGDILEAIERMKFIGVKTPSVDSVKFRTKATTGTCQGSFCRPKIVQLLAREYGVEPWKITLKGRGSEIGIGDVKAILRGEEA, via the coding sequence ATGAAGACAAAAGTGGCTATTATAGGCGCCGGAATAAGCGGCGCGAGTATAGCGCGCGTCCTAAGCAAATACGAGAACCTTGAGGTTCATCTCATAGAGAAAGCCCCCGACGTCGGCTGGGGTGTCAGTAAAGCCAACACTGCCCTGATACACGGCGGCTACGACGACGACCCGGAAAGGTATCCAGTGCGCGCAAAGCTCTGCATAAGGGGAAACCGCCTGTGGCACCAGTGGGTCAAGGAACTCCAGATAGCCCACGTCTGGAACGGTGCTTTGATAGTCGCGACGCAGGAGGAGGACTTCGACGAGCTTGAGAAGCTTTTGGAGCGCGGCCATAGGAACGGCGTCCCCGAGATGAGGATTATTGATAGTGAAGAGCTCTTCCCCCTCGAGCCGGGCCTTACGAAAGATGCAATAGGCGCTCTGTGGGTTCCCATCGTCGGCCAGATAGCTCCCATTCCAGCAGTTATAGCCCTCGTTGAGAACGCCGTCGCAAACGGAGTTAAGACCCATCTCGAGACGGAGGTTAGGGGCATAAAGGTCAAGAACGGTGAAGTTAAGGGTGTTGAGACAAACAGCGGCTTCATCGAGGCGGACATCGTCATCAATGCGGCGGGTCTCTACGCGGACAAAATTGCCCGGATGGCCGGGATAGACTACTTCGAGATACACCCGAGGAAGGGAGAGTACTTCCTCTTCGACGACACCGTTCCGGGACCGAACCACGTTCTTTTCCCGACTCCAACGCCGATAAGCAAGGGAATAGTGGTTACCACAGAGGTCAGCGGTCACCTGATGATAGGACCAAACGCACAGGACCTTCCGCCTGAGGAGAAAGAGAACTTTGCCACAACAGCGGAGGGCCTTGAAAAGGTTTGGGAAGGTTCGAAGAAGCTGTGGCCTCAGCTGCCTCCGAAGAGCAAGGTGATAAGGACCTTCGCAGGGTTAAGGCCCGAGCCAACAGGAGGGGACTTCATAATCACAGCTGAGGAAGAAGTTGGTGGATTCATCAATGTCGCGGGAATACGCTCTCCGGGACTAACAAGCGCTCCTGCCATAGCCTACGAGGTCAGGGACATAATCCAGCGCGACCTTGGAGTAAATCTTGTGGAGAAGGAGAAGTGGAACCCCTATAGGAAGGAGATAACGCACTTCTTCATGCTCCCGCCGGAGAAGGCGAACGAGCTGATAAAGGGGAACCCCTCCTATGGAAAGATAGTCTGCAGGTGCAACCACGTGAGCGAGGGAGACATCCTTGAGGCCATCGAGAGGATGAAATTCATAGGCGTTAAAACGCCGAGCGTCGATTCCGTCAAGTTCAGAACTAAAGCGACAACTGGAACCTGTCAGGGGAGCTTTTGCAGGCCCAAGATTGTCCAGCTTCTTGCCAGGGAGTACGGCGTCGAGCCCTGGAAGATCACTCTGAAAGGAAGGGGAAGTGAGATTGGAATTGGAGACGTTAAGGCCATTCTCAGGGGGGAGGAAGCATGA
- a CDS encoding NAD(P)/FAD-dependent oxidoreductase codes for MEPMPQIPMLSYDVVVIGGGPAGMAAAAKTKELGLNVLLLDENDYLGGILPQCIHPGFGLHYFKEELTGPEFAARLAKRLVELGVEYRTSARVLEIKNYSDLEKVVIFTSPSGVYQVWAKAIIYAAGARERHAFEIGIVGDRVAGIYTAGEAQTLMDIYGVLPGKEVVIVGSGDVGLIMARRFALEGAKVKAVIELMPYPGGLARNVMILRDFNIPLYLGHKVVEVRGKGRVQRVKVVKVDENLSEVPGSEFWIEADTLVISAGLVPSVKKLRKIGVEIDSSTGGPIVNDRIETSVPGIFVAGNALLINDLVDYVADQGELAAESAEEFIKNGGIESRKWVKVEKGQNVRLIAPHYLSGDRDVYLYLRVARPMENVELRIPEIEKKLRLSVVNPAEMVRLKLKAEEIQKAGEKLTVEVVRV; via the coding sequence ATGGAGCCGATGCCTCAGATTCCGATGCTCAGCTACGACGTTGTCGTCATCGGCGGCGGTCCGGCCGGAATGGCAGCCGCGGCAAAAACCAAGGAGCTCGGGCTCAACGTGCTCCTCCTCGACGAGAACGATTATCTGGGCGGAATCCTTCCGCAGTGCATCCACCCAGGCTTCGGCCTCCACTACTTTAAGGAAGAGCTGACCGGGCCAGAGTTCGCGGCGAGGCTGGCGAAGCGCCTGGTGGAGCTTGGCGTGGAGTACAGAACCTCTGCTAGGGTGCTTGAGATAAAGAACTACTCCGATTTGGAAAAAGTTGTGATATTTACCTCTCCAAGCGGGGTCTATCAGGTCTGGGCGAAGGCAATTATCTACGCCGCCGGAGCGAGGGAGAGGCACGCCTTTGAGATTGGCATAGTCGGAGACCGTGTCGCTGGGATTTACACGGCGGGAGAGGCTCAAACGCTCATGGACATCTACGGAGTCCTCCCAGGCAAAGAAGTCGTAATAGTCGGCTCTGGAGACGTCGGCCTGATAATGGCTCGCAGGTTTGCCCTCGAAGGCGCGAAGGTTAAGGCCGTCATTGAACTCATGCCCTACCCCGGAGGTCTTGCTAGGAACGTCATGATACTGCGGGATTTCAACATCCCGCTCTACCTGGGCCACAAGGTAGTTGAAGTCCGGGGGAAGGGTAGAGTTCAGAGGGTGAAGGTCGTTAAGGTGGACGAGAACCTCAGTGAAGTCCCGGGGAGCGAGTTCTGGATCGAGGCTGACACTCTGGTTATCTCCGCCGGCTTGGTTCCGAGCGTCAAGAAGCTCAGGAAGATTGGTGTAGAGATAGACTCCTCAACAGGCGGGCCGATCGTGAACGACCGCATTGAGACGAGCGTTCCTGGGATATTCGTGGCCGGAAACGCCCTTCTCATAAACGACCTCGTTGATTACGTGGCCGATCAGGGGGAGCTTGCTGCTGAGAGTGCCGAGGAGTTCATCAAGAACGGAGGAATAGAGAGCAGGAAATGGGTAAAGGTTGAGAAGGGTCAGAACGTGCGCCTGATTGCCCCGCACTATCTCAGTGGTGACAGGGATGTTTACCTCTACCTCCGTGTCGCCAGACCGATGGAGAACGTCGAACTCAGGATTCCGGAAATTGAGAAAAAGCTCAGGCTTTCAGTTGTTAATCCCGCCGAGATGGTAAGGCTCAAACTGAAAGCCGAGGAGATTCAAAAGGCCGGCGAAAAGCTCACCGTTGAGGTGGTGAGGGTATGA
- a CDS encoding DUF1667 domain-containing protein produces the protein MKVYRFTCIVCPLGCSIEVGVENGEVKDVKGCRCPRGQEWAVEEVTSPKRVVMSVVPVEGGALPTVSVKTAGPVPKEGIPELMKFLAGLKLKAPVEIGQVVAEWEGIKIVATRGA, from the coding sequence ATGAAAGTTTACCGCTTTACCTGCATCGTCTGCCCCCTCGGATGCTCCATTGAAGTTGGGGTCGAAAACGGCGAGGTCAAAGACGTCAAGGGCTGTAGATGTCCGCGAGGTCAGGAATGGGCGGTAGAGGAAGTCACCAGTCCAAAGAGGGTCGTCATGAGCGTCGTTCCGGTTGAGGGGGGAGCCCTCCCAACGGTGAGCGTCAAGACGGCCGGGCCAGTTCCAAAGGAGGGGATACCCGAGCTGATGAAGTTCCTGGCTGGGCTGAAGCTCAAGGCACCGGTCGAGATCGGTCAGGTCGTCGCCGAGTGGGAAGGGATAAAGATAGTGGCCACGAGGGGCGCTTAG